Proteins from one Choloepus didactylus isolate mChoDid1 chromosome 4, mChoDid1.pri, whole genome shotgun sequence genomic window:
- the SDR39U1 gene encoding epimerase family protein SDR39U1 isoform X3, whose amino-acid sequence MGRRVRRRWRVGSLFPREGTVLWAGSLALASYPEKTNFPNPLWPVISSSPGGGTGFIGTALTQLLKAKGHEVTLVSRKPGPDRITWDELSASGLPPCDAAVNLAGVNILNPLRRWNEAFQKEVLSSRLETTHMLATAITKAPQPPKAWVLVTGVGVVLGRGGGAISHMLLPFRLGLGGPIGSGHQFFPWIHIGDLAGILAHALEASHVQGVLNGVAPASTTTNADFAQALGAALGRPAFIPLPSTVVQAIFGRERAIMLLEGQKVVPRRTLAAGYQYAFPVLGAALKEVVA is encoded by the exons ATGGGAAGAAGAGTTCGCCGGAGATGGCGGGTGGGATCGCTGTTTCCGAGAGAGGGCACTGTCTTGTGGGCCGGCAGCTTGGCCTTGGCCTCCTATCCTGAAAAGACGAATTTCCCTAATCCACTCTGGCCTGTCATCTCTTCATCGCCAG GTGGCGGGACAGGCTTCATTGGGACAGCCCTAACCCAGCTGCTGAAAGCCAAGGGCCACGAAGTGACGTTGGTCTCCCGGAAGCCTGGGCCTGATCGGATCACGTGG GATGAACTCTCTGCCTCTGGGCTGCCTCCCTGCGATGCAGCTGTCAACCTGGCCGGAGTAAACATCCTCAACCCTCTCCGAAG GTGGAATGAAGCCTTTCAAAAAGAAGTACTCAGCAGTCGCCTGGAGACCACCCACATGCTGGCTACAGCCATCACCAAGGCCCCACAACCCCCCAAGGCTTGGGTCTTAGTTACAGGTGTAG GGGTTGTGCTGGGCCGAGGGGGCGGTGCCATCAGCCACATGCTGCTGCCCTTCCGCCTGGGCCTGGGGGGCCCCATCGGCTCAGGCCACCAGTTCTTCCCTTGGATTCACATCGGGGACCTGGCAGGAATCCTGGCCCATGCCCTTGAAGCAAGCCATGTGCAGGGGGTCCTGAATGGAGTGGCTCCAGCCTCCACCACTACCAATGCTGACTTTGCCCAGGCTTTGGGTGCTGCCCTGGGCCGCCCAGCATTCATCCCCCTCCCCAGCACTGTGGTACAAGCCATCTTTGGGCGAGAGCGAGCCATCATGTTGCTGGAGGGCCAGAAGGTGGTCCCACGGCGAACACTGGCTGCTGGCTACCAGTATGCCTTCCCAGTGCTGGGGGCTGCCTTAAAGGAGGTAGTAGCCTAA
- the SDR39U1 gene encoding epimerase family protein SDR39U1 isoform X2 translates to MRVLVGGGTGFIGTALTQLLKAKGHEVTLVSRKPGPDRITWDELSASGLPPCDAAVNLAGVNILNPLRRWNEAFQKEVLSSRLETTHMLATAITKAPQPPKAWVLVTGVAYYQPSLTAEYDEDSSGGDFDFFSNLVTKWEAAARLPGDSTRQVVVRSGVVLGRGGGAISHMLLPFRLGLGGPIGSGHQFFPWIHIGDLAGILAHALEASHVQGVLNGVAPASTTTNADFAQALGAALGRPAFIPLPSTVVQAIFGRERAIMLLEGQKVVPRRTLAAGYQYAFPVLGAALKEVVA, encoded by the exons ATGCGAGTGCTTGTTG GTGGCGGGACAGGCTTCATTGGGACAGCCCTAACCCAGCTGCTGAAAGCCAAGGGCCACGAAGTGACGTTGGTCTCCCGGAAGCCTGGGCCTGATCGGATCACGTGG GATGAACTCTCTGCCTCTGGGCTGCCTCCCTGCGATGCAGCTGTCAACCTGGCCGGAGTAAACATCCTCAACCCTCTCCGAAG GTGGAATGAAGCCTTTCAAAAAGAAGTACTCAGCAGTCGCCTGGAGACCACCCACATGCTGGCTACAGCCATCACCAAGGCCCCACAACCCCCCAAGGCTTGGGTCTTAGTTACAGGTGTAG CTTACTACCAGCCCAGCCTGACTGCAGAATATGATGAGGACAGTTCTGGAGGGGATTTTGACTTTTTCTCCAACCTTGTAACCAAgtgggaagcagcagccaggctTCCTGGAGATTCCACACGCCAGGTGGTAGTGCGCTCTG GGGTTGTGCTGGGCCGAGGGGGCGGTGCCATCAGCCACATGCTGCTGCCCTTCCGCCTGGGCCTGGGGGGCCCCATCGGCTCAGGCCACCAGTTCTTCCCTTGGATTCACATCGGGGACCTGGCAGGAATCCTGGCCCATGCCCTTGAAGCAAGCCATGTGCAGGGGGTCCTGAATGGAGTGGCTCCAGCCTCCACCACTACCAATGCTGACTTTGCCCAGGCTTTGGGTGCTGCCCTGGGCCGCCCAGCATTCATCCCCCTCCCCAGCACTGTGGTACAAGCCATCTTTGGGCGAGAGCGAGCCATCATGTTGCTGGAGGGCCAGAAGGTGGTCCCACGGCGAACACTGGCTGCTGGCTACCAGTATGCCTTCCCAGTGCTGGGGGCTGCCTTAAAGGAGGTAGTAGCCTAA
- the SDR39U1 gene encoding epimerase family protein SDR39U1 isoform X1 gives MGRRVRRRWRVGSLFPREGTVLWAGSLALASYPEKTNFPNPLWPVISSSPGGGTGFIGTALTQLLKAKGHEVTLVSRKPGPDRITWDELSASGLPPCDAAVNLAGVNILNPLRRWNEAFQKEVLSSRLETTHMLATAITKAPQPPKAWVLVTGVAYYQPSLTAEYDEDSSGGDFDFFSNLVTKWEAAARLPGDSTRQVVVRSGVVLGRGGGAISHMLLPFRLGLGGPIGSGHQFFPWIHIGDLAGILAHALEASHVQGVLNGVAPASTTTNADFAQALGAALGRPAFIPLPSTVVQAIFGRERAIMLLEGQKVVPRRTLAAGYQYAFPVLGAALKEVVA, from the exons ATGGGAAGAAGAGTTCGCCGGAGATGGCGGGTGGGATCGCTGTTTCCGAGAGAGGGCACTGTCTTGTGGGCCGGCAGCTTGGCCTTGGCCTCCTATCCTGAAAAGACGAATTTCCCTAATCCACTCTGGCCTGTCATCTCTTCATCGCCAG GTGGCGGGACAGGCTTCATTGGGACAGCCCTAACCCAGCTGCTGAAAGCCAAGGGCCACGAAGTGACGTTGGTCTCCCGGAAGCCTGGGCCTGATCGGATCACGTGG GATGAACTCTCTGCCTCTGGGCTGCCTCCCTGCGATGCAGCTGTCAACCTGGCCGGAGTAAACATCCTCAACCCTCTCCGAAG GTGGAATGAAGCCTTTCAAAAAGAAGTACTCAGCAGTCGCCTGGAGACCACCCACATGCTGGCTACAGCCATCACCAAGGCCCCACAACCCCCCAAGGCTTGGGTCTTAGTTACAGGTGTAG CTTACTACCAGCCCAGCCTGACTGCAGAATATGATGAGGACAGTTCTGGAGGGGATTTTGACTTTTTCTCCAACCTTGTAACCAAgtgggaagcagcagccaggctTCCTGGAGATTCCACACGCCAGGTGGTAGTGCGCTCTG GGGTTGTGCTGGGCCGAGGGGGCGGTGCCATCAGCCACATGCTGCTGCCCTTCCGCCTGGGCCTGGGGGGCCCCATCGGCTCAGGCCACCAGTTCTTCCCTTGGATTCACATCGGGGACCTGGCAGGAATCCTGGCCCATGCCCTTGAAGCAAGCCATGTGCAGGGGGTCCTGAATGGAGTGGCTCCAGCCTCCACCACTACCAATGCTGACTTTGCCCAGGCTTTGGGTGCTGCCCTGGGCCGCCCAGCATTCATCCCCCTCCCCAGCACTGTGGTACAAGCCATCTTTGGGCGAGAGCGAGCCATCATGTTGCTGGAGGGCCAGAAGGTGGTCCCACGGCGAACACTGGCTGCTGGCTACCAGTATGCCTTCCCAGTGCTGGGGGCTGCCTTAAAGGAGGTAGTAGCCTAA
- the SDR39U1 gene encoding epimerase family protein SDR39U1 isoform X5 has translation MGHFFATMQKWNEAFQKEVLSSRLETTHMLATAITKAPQPPKAWVLVTGVAYYQPSLTAEYDEDSSGGDFDFFSNLVTKWEAAARLPGDSTRQVVVRSGVVLGRGGGAISHMLLPFRLGLGGPIGSGHQFFPWIHIGDLAGILAHALEASHVQGVLNGVAPASTTTNADFAQALGAALGRPAFIPLPSTVVQAIFGRERAIMLLEGQKVVPRRTLAAGYQYAFPVLGAALKEVVA, from the exons ATGGGCCATTTCTTTGCCACGATGCAGAA GTGGAATGAAGCCTTTCAAAAAGAAGTACTCAGCAGTCGCCTGGAGACCACCCACATGCTGGCTACAGCCATCACCAAGGCCCCACAACCCCCCAAGGCTTGGGTCTTAGTTACAGGTGTAG CTTACTACCAGCCCAGCCTGACTGCAGAATATGATGAGGACAGTTCTGGAGGGGATTTTGACTTTTTCTCCAACCTTGTAACCAAgtgggaagcagcagccaggctTCCTGGAGATTCCACACGCCAGGTGGTAGTGCGCTCTG GGGTTGTGCTGGGCCGAGGGGGCGGTGCCATCAGCCACATGCTGCTGCCCTTCCGCCTGGGCCTGGGGGGCCCCATCGGCTCAGGCCACCAGTTCTTCCCTTGGATTCACATCGGGGACCTGGCAGGAATCCTGGCCCATGCCCTTGAAGCAAGCCATGTGCAGGGGGTCCTGAATGGAGTGGCTCCAGCCTCCACCACTACCAATGCTGACTTTGCCCAGGCTTTGGGTGCTGCCCTGGGCCGCCCAGCATTCATCCCCCTCCCCAGCACTGTGGTACAAGCCATCTTTGGGCGAGAGCGAGCCATCATGTTGCTGGAGGGCCAGAAGGTGGTCCCACGGCGAACACTGGCTGCTGGCTACCAGTATGCCTTCCCAGTGCTGGGGGCTGCCTTAAAGGAGGTAGTAGCCTAA
- the SDR39U1 gene encoding epimerase family protein SDR39U1 isoform X4 has product MMKLPELSRYRWNEAFQKEVLSSRLETTHMLATAITKAPQPPKAWVLVTGVAYYQPSLTAEYDEDSSGGDFDFFSNLVTKWEAAARLPGDSTRQVVVRSGVVLGRGGGAISHMLLPFRLGLGGPIGSGHQFFPWIHIGDLAGILAHALEASHVQGVLNGVAPASTTTNADFAQALGAALGRPAFIPLPSTVVQAIFGRERAIMLLEGQKVVPRRTLAAGYQYAFPVLGAALKEVVA; this is encoded by the exons ATGATGAAACTGCCAGAACTAAGCAGATATAG GTGGAATGAAGCCTTTCAAAAAGAAGTACTCAGCAGTCGCCTGGAGACCACCCACATGCTGGCTACAGCCATCACCAAGGCCCCACAACCCCCCAAGGCTTGGGTCTTAGTTACAGGTGTAG CTTACTACCAGCCCAGCCTGACTGCAGAATATGATGAGGACAGTTCTGGAGGGGATTTTGACTTTTTCTCCAACCTTGTAACCAAgtgggaagcagcagccaggctTCCTGGAGATTCCACACGCCAGGTGGTAGTGCGCTCTG GGGTTGTGCTGGGCCGAGGGGGCGGTGCCATCAGCCACATGCTGCTGCCCTTCCGCCTGGGCCTGGGGGGCCCCATCGGCTCAGGCCACCAGTTCTTCCCTTGGATTCACATCGGGGACCTGGCAGGAATCCTGGCCCATGCCCTTGAAGCAAGCCATGTGCAGGGGGTCCTGAATGGAGTGGCTCCAGCCTCCACCACTACCAATGCTGACTTTGCCCAGGCTTTGGGTGCTGCCCTGGGCCGCCCAGCATTCATCCCCCTCCCCAGCACTGTGGTACAAGCCATCTTTGGGCGAGAGCGAGCCATCATGTTGCTGGAGGGCCAGAAGGTGGTCCCACGGCGAACACTGGCTGCTGGCTACCAGTATGCCTTCCCAGTGCTGGGGGCTGCCTTAAAGGAGGTAGTAGCCTAA
- the SDR39U1 gene encoding epimerase family protein SDR39U1 isoform X6 encodes MLATAITKAPQPPKAWVLVTGVAYYQPSLTAEYDEDSSGGDFDFFSNLVTKWEAAARLPGDSTRQVVVRSGVVLGRGGGAISHMLLPFRLGLGGPIGSGHQFFPWIHIGDLAGILAHALEASHVQGVLNGVAPASTTTNADFAQALGAALGRPAFIPLPSTVVQAIFGRERAIMLLEGQKVVPRRTLAAGYQYAFPVLGAALKEVVA; translated from the exons ATGCTGGCTACAGCCATCACCAAGGCCCCACAACCCCCCAAGGCTTGGGTCTTAGTTACAGGTGTAG CTTACTACCAGCCCAGCCTGACTGCAGAATATGATGAGGACAGTTCTGGAGGGGATTTTGACTTTTTCTCCAACCTTGTAACCAAgtgggaagcagcagccaggctTCCTGGAGATTCCACACGCCAGGTGGTAGTGCGCTCTG GGGTTGTGCTGGGCCGAGGGGGCGGTGCCATCAGCCACATGCTGCTGCCCTTCCGCCTGGGCCTGGGGGGCCCCATCGGCTCAGGCCACCAGTTCTTCCCTTGGATTCACATCGGGGACCTGGCAGGAATCCTGGCCCATGCCCTTGAAGCAAGCCATGTGCAGGGGGTCCTGAATGGAGTGGCTCCAGCCTCCACCACTACCAATGCTGACTTTGCCCAGGCTTTGGGTGCTGCCCTGGGCCGCCCAGCATTCATCCCCCTCCCCAGCACTGTGGTACAAGCCATCTTTGGGCGAGAGCGAGCCATCATGTTGCTGGAGGGCCAGAAGGTGGTCCCACGGCGAACACTGGCTGCTGGCTACCAGTATGCCTTCCCAGTGCTGGGGGCTGCCTTAAAGGAGGTAGTAGCCTAA